Sequence from the uncultured Flavobacterium sp. genome:
TTTATTAATCCACCAATATAAAAATCTGTTTTAGATTTATTATCATCAATATTCGTTAATGTTGAGACATTTAAACCTCCACGAATTCCGGGACTAACTCTTACTTGTGCATTTGATGTTATAATTCCGATAAATAAAACAAAGGCAATTACGGTTATTTTTTTCATTTTTAATTTGGTTTAAGTTTAGCTTTAGATTAAGTTTTTACTCTGATTTAAAATAGTTTAACTCAATTTTTAACTTGATATTCTGATGAATAATCTGAATTTTCTCCGCAAAAATATTGTTTTCTGAACTAAAAAGCAGTGTTATTTTTTCTTTTGTTTTAGATGCATTCACGACCTTCTCTAATTTCGATGTCTTTTTAGAAACAAAAAGATAATTATCACGGTTTCCATCTTCCGATTTATAGATATTATCAGTTTCATTTTCAAATTGTTCCTGAATCAAATATTCATTTTTAAGAAGCAAACGAAAATCTTCGGTTAAAGTATTAATCAAAATTTTTCGGTCTAATTCAGATACAATCGAGTTTACTTTAAAAGTCTTTTTTGAAATTTCAAAATCTAACAATTTGTTACCAAATTCGGTTGTAAAAACAACGCGATGTGTAGTATCATTTATTTTTTTAGCAATAAAAATTCCGGATATTTCATGACCATAAACCGTGATATTTGTTTTGTAAACATAATCAGTATTTGAGTCTGTAAAATAGGGAACCTGATAAGACGTTTTGTCTAATTTTTTAGGTGTATAATTTTTTGTGACCGAACCACAAGAAACTAAAACTAATGCCAAAAGGCAATTAATTATTAAAAACTGAATCGTCGATTTTTGCATTGATCACTTTATTTTTAAGTACAATTCTAGTATAATCTTCAGAGGATTCCAATAATTTAACCTGTACAACTGTTGCTTCTTCTTTATCGAAAGTTAGTTCGATTTGTTTGATGTATTTTTTTAAAGTAGCATCTTTCGGAACAAATTTCGCAAGATTTTGACCTTTTAATTTAAAGTATGAAATCGTAAATTCTTTGTCGTCAAACATATTCCCGCTCACGCTTCCAACAATTAATTTATTGATACGGCCAAAGATTTTGCTGTTGCCAATATCAACTGCACTTTTCTTTCCTTCGTCGTTAATCAGAATTTTTCCGTTTTTAAAAACGATACTATAATTGTATGGTTTTTTGTATTGCCATTGAAGCAAACTCGGCTCT
This genomic interval carries:
- a CDS encoding outer membrane lipoprotein carrier protein LolA; the protein is MKTKIALLILFISGNLFAQEQKMSDAEIAAFKQDVNVVSKKIKTLSTDFVQYKHLDFLSKDIETSGKMIFKEPSLLQWQYKKPYNYSIVFKNGKILINDEGKKSAVDIGNSKIFGRINKLIVGSVSGNMFDDKEFTISYFKLKGQNLAKFVPKDATLKKYIKQIELTFDKEEATVVQVKLLESSEDYTRIVLKNKVINAKIDDSVFNN